One part of the Streptomyces nigra genome encodes these proteins:
- a CDS encoding bifunctional 3-phenylpropionate/cinnamic acid dioxygenase ferredoxin subunit, translating into MMIPVCRLADLPRGEVFRLDLDPPVSVFHTDDGELFAIDDTCTHQDASLADGWLEGSAVECPLHASAFDLRTGAVDGPPARRPVRTHEIVVVDGVIHVRLSTAARDLPPCVTVRVAGGPA; encoded by the coding sequence ATGATGATTCCCGTGTGCCGTCTTGCGGATCTGCCGCGAGGCGAGGTTTTCCGGCTCGATCTCGATCCGCCGGTCTCGGTGTTCCACACCGACGACGGTGAACTCTTCGCCATCGACGACACCTGCACCCATCAGGACGCCTCGCTCGCCGACGGCTGGCTGGAGGGCAGTGCGGTCGAATGCCCGCTGCACGCCTCGGCGTTCGACCTGCGGACCGGGGCGGTCGACGGCCCGCCCGCCCGGCGCCCGGTGCGGACCCACGAGATCGTCGTCGTTGACGGTGTGATCCACGTCCGGCTCTCCACCGCGGCACGCGACCTGCCGCCCTGCGTCACCGTCCGGGTGGCCGGCGGTCCCGCGTGA
- a CDS encoding alginate lyase family protein, with translation MRATSRWGVLLMALAAFTTGAVPAATADARERHTPRVPHTVVLDGSRMQRTKVRLDHGDPELRRAVGALRVRADAWLDQGPWTVVDKPRPAPGGDVHDYLSQAPYWWPTTAPTADNPWGCPYEQRDGQRNPEVDSGTDRQDVEKTFDSSYDLSLAWYYTGDRRYAEKAARVLRTWFLDPATRMNPNLDHAQFIPCRYDGRAIGIIDFSQSYTAVLDAVALLETGAPGWTADDRAAMRQWNADFLTWLRDSDFGRQEAAAANNHGTFYDLLLAGLASATGDRELARRTVRDVGPRRIAPQIASDGGQPQELARTRSWHYSTFDLVAYTRLAAIGRHVGVDLWAYRGPDGQSLFKAVDYLLPAATGAAPWPHPELEFHRFAATDVVHAAADAGDRRARQAVPLLEEPPGGDLWALRPAAEQLDSIAG, from the coding sequence ATGAGAGCGACGTCCCGATGGGGTGTCCTGCTGATGGCGCTGGCCGCGTTCACCACGGGCGCCGTCCCGGCCGCGACGGCCGACGCGCGGGAGCGGCACACGCCCCGCGTACCGCACACCGTCGTCCTGGACGGCTCCCGCATGCAGCGGACGAAGGTCCGCCTCGACCACGGGGACCCCGAACTCCGGCGCGCGGTGGGGGCGTTGCGCGTCCGGGCCGACGCCTGGCTGGACCAGGGCCCGTGGACGGTCGTCGACAAACCCCGGCCCGCCCCCGGCGGCGACGTCCACGACTATCTGAGCCAGGCCCCCTACTGGTGGCCCACCACTGCCCCGACCGCGGACAACCCGTGGGGCTGCCCGTACGAGCAGCGCGACGGTCAGCGCAATCCCGAGGTCGACTCCGGCACCGACCGCCAGGACGTGGAGAAGACCTTCGACTCGTCCTACGACCTCTCCCTGGCCTGGTACTACACCGGGGACCGCCGGTACGCCGAGAAGGCCGCGCGCGTCCTGCGCACCTGGTTCCTCGACCCGGCCACCAGGATGAACCCGAACCTCGACCACGCGCAGTTCATCCCGTGCCGGTACGACGGCCGCGCCATCGGCATCATCGACTTCTCCCAGTCGTACACCGCCGTCCTCGACGCGGTCGCCCTGCTGGAGACGGGCGCTCCCGGCTGGACGGCGGACGACCGGGCCGCCATGCGGCAGTGGAACGCCGACTTCCTGACCTGGCTCCGGGACAGCGACTTCGGCCGGCAGGAGGCCGCGGCCGCCAACAACCACGGCACCTTCTACGATCTGCTGCTCGCCGGGCTGGCGTCGGCGACCGGCGACCGGGAGCTGGCCCGGCGGACCGTGCGGGACGTGGGCCCCCGGCGTATCGCGCCGCAGATCGCGTCCGACGGCGGGCAGCCCCAGGAACTCGCCCGCACCCGGAGCTGGCACTACTCGACGTTCGACCTGGTCGCCTACACCCGTCTCGCGGCGATCGGCCGTCATGTCGGCGTCGATCTGTGGGCGTACCGGGGACCGGACGGGCAGAGCCTGTTCAAGGCCGTGGACTATCTGCTGCCCGCCGCGACCGGTGCCGCGCCCTGGCCGCATCCGGAGCTGGAGTTCCACCGTTTCGCGGCGACGGACGTCGTGCACGCGGCGGCCGACGCCGGGGACCGCCGGGCACGGCAGGCCGTCCCACTGCTCGAGGAGCCGCCGGGCGGCGATCTGTGGGCCCTGCGCCCGGCGGCGGAACAGCTGGACTCGATCGCGGGGTGA
- a CDS encoding glycoside hydrolase family 88 protein, with product MSLSRRTVLATAAGAATAGALPAPAAAAATTAPASAQRTLREAADYAVDKLAAVSPTVTAFPVGTRFEKWVYSQNGDWVGGFWPGTLWMAWLYSGDDAFRTRALASAQKLAPRQNDTGTHDLGFLFYPSWVTAWRLTGDDAWRAGALKAAGTLIRRYNPRGRFIRAWGGLDDPNNAGRVIIDTMMNLDLLAFASEQTGDETYLDIAVEHARTARRVFPRPDGSTPHVYDFDPATGAPIGPDTVQGYSPTSCWSRGQAWGMYGFTTMYRRTGDRDFLATARALADHAIGALTPDHIPVWDFRAPQQPHDVKDASAGAVMACALLDLAAVTGRQRYREVALRILTALAETCLTTSSARADAVVARCTRNRPAEDGVEISLPYADYYLLEGILRVLRPADVDRAIDLSTV from the coding sequence ATGAGTCTTTCCCGGCGTACTGTGCTGGCCACGGCGGCCGGAGCCGCGACGGCCGGTGCGTTACCGGCACCGGCCGCGGCCGCGGCGACGACGGCACCCGCATCGGCCCAGCGCACCCTTCGCGAGGCGGCCGACTACGCGGTCGACAAGCTCGCCGCCGTCTCACCCACGGTGACCGCCTTCCCGGTGGGCACCAGATTCGAGAAGTGGGTGTACTCCCAGAACGGCGACTGGGTCGGCGGCTTCTGGCCGGGCACGCTGTGGATGGCGTGGCTGTACAGCGGCGACGACGCGTTCCGCACCCGGGCCCTCGCCTCGGCGCAGAAGCTGGCACCCCGCCAGAACGACACCGGCACCCACGACCTCGGCTTCCTCTTCTATCCGTCCTGGGTGACCGCGTGGCGTCTGACCGGGGACGACGCCTGGCGGGCCGGAGCGTTGAAGGCGGCGGGCACGCTCATCCGCCGGTACAACCCGCGCGGGCGTTTCATCCGGGCCTGGGGCGGCCTCGACGACCCGAACAACGCCGGCCGGGTCATCATCGACACGATGATGAACCTCGACCTGCTGGCGTTCGCGAGCGAGCAGACCGGCGACGAGACCTACCTGGACATCGCCGTCGAGCACGCGAGGACCGCGCGGCGCGTCTTCCCCCGCCCCGACGGCTCCACCCCGCACGTGTACGACTTCGACCCGGCCACCGGCGCCCCGATCGGGCCCGACACGGTCCAGGGCTACAGCCCCACCTCCTGCTGGTCGCGCGGACAGGCGTGGGGCATGTACGGGTTCACCACCATGTACCGCAGGACCGGCGACCGCGACTTCCTCGCCACCGCCCGCGCCCTCGCCGACCACGCCATCGGCGCCCTCACCCCGGACCACATACCGGTGTGGGACTTCCGCGCCCCGCAGCAGCCCCACGACGTCAAGGACGCCTCCGCCGGCGCCGTCATGGCCTGCGCCCTGCTGGACCTGGCCGCCGTCACCGGGAGGCAGCGGTACCGCGAGGTGGCGCTGCGCATCCTCACCGCGCTGGCGGAGACGTGCCTGACGACCTCCTCGGCCCGGGCGGACGCGGTGGTGGCCCGCTGCACCCGCAACCGCCCGGCCGAGGACGGCGTCGAGATCTCCCTCCCGTACGCCGACTACTACCTGCTGGAGGGCATCCTGCGGGTGCTGCGGCCCGCCGACGTCGACCGGGCGATCGACCTCTCCACGGTCTGA
- a CDS encoding sugar ABC transporter substrate-binding protein — protein sequence MRTRTLHVAAALVAGLLTVPLAACGSDERTGGSDGFTVGLLLPNRVTPRWELADKPLIEKHVERQCPECRVEYANADADAARQRDQVTSMITKGVKVLILDPADSKALRSSIQEARRAGVPVVAYDRLAEGPVSGYVSFDGARVGRLQGEALLTAMKARGDGRTVVMMNGDPSSANAGWFRRGALSVLAGQVTVARSYDTAGWSPESAHANMSAAISALGADRISGVLAANDAIAAGVVSAFRKAGVDKPPPVTGQDADLEAVRRIVAGEQYMTVYKPFEKEAEAAAAMALALGRGESAEDVATTTIDSATRRDIPATLLTPTEVTAQDVERTLVREGVYTVGQICVPELRAACDRLGLTR from the coding sequence ATGCGCACCCGTACGCTGCACGTCGCCGCGGCGCTCGTCGCGGGTCTGCTGACGGTGCCCCTGGCCGCGTGCGGCTCCGACGAGCGGACCGGCGGCAGCGACGGCTTCACGGTCGGCCTGCTCCTGCCGAACCGGGTGACCCCGCGCTGGGAACTGGCCGACAAGCCGCTCATCGAGAAGCACGTCGAGCGGCAGTGCCCGGAGTGCCGGGTGGAGTACGCCAACGCCGACGCGGACGCGGCCCGCCAGCGCGACCAGGTCACCTCCATGATCACCAAGGGGGTGAAGGTGCTCATCCTCGACCCTGCCGACAGCAAGGCGCTGCGCTCCTCGATCCAGGAGGCGCGCCGGGCCGGGGTGCCCGTCGTCGCCTACGACCGCCTCGCCGAGGGGCCCGTCTCCGGGTACGTCAGCTTCGACGGCGCCCGCGTCGGCAGACTCCAGGGCGAGGCGCTGCTGACGGCGATGAAGGCGCGCGGCGACGGCCGGACGGTCGTGATGATGAACGGCGACCCGAGCAGCGCCAACGCCGGGTGGTTCCGCCGTGGCGCCCTGTCCGTCCTGGCGGGCCAGGTGACCGTCGCCCGGTCCTACGACACCGCGGGCTGGAGCCCGGAGAGCGCCCACGCGAACATGTCGGCCGCGATCTCCGCGCTCGGGGCGGACCGGATCAGCGGGGTCCTGGCCGCCAACGACGCCATCGCCGCCGGGGTGGTCTCCGCGTTCCGCAAGGCCGGGGTCGACAAGCCGCCGCCGGTCACCGGGCAGGACGCCGACCTGGAGGCCGTACGGCGCATCGTCGCGGGCGAGCAGTACATGACGGTGTACAAGCCGTTCGAGAAGGAGGCCGAGGCGGCCGCCGCCATGGCCCTGGCGCTCGGCCGGGGCGAGTCCGCGGAGGACGTCGCCACCACGACGATCGACAGCGCCACCCGACGGGACATCCCGGCCACCCTGCTGACCCCGACCGAGGTGACCGCGCAGGACGTGGAGCGGACCCTGGTGCGGGAGGGTGTCTACACCGTCGGGCAGATCTGCGTCCCGGAGCTGCGGGCCGCCTGCGACCGGCTGGGGCTGACCCGCTGA
- a CDS encoding SpoIIE family protein phosphatase → MPHDGRARAGVPEPDAPEAGTTGTGAALTAEQAASGERALAFAGTALAAVYVADPDEPELRLLDSAGLESPERRLPPTLSTTGGSAAAHAFRTGRPLWLNAAALASYPEGAPTPPPPRTTSLGALPLRGRDGWLGCLVVVGTSADGFDAGQQRFLECYADTVGRLLDAEPAGSAPTLLLARALHAMRAGSFVLVPETGLIDADETLLGLVGTTPDVFDGKVESLLAHAVPEDMPALMAVLEPTTQAPVRRELEFRVRRPSGELRWLSLSCRVRPAADDRPEEVLGVVTATSVEHGTTDDVSRIQWLTAALDDAVTVEDVGRVAVTALREPLGADRVALADIRDDRLVVTLLDPPEPSAWPQVWQAQWRSEWPDAPIAAVPTLQLALRDGRMDLWPAGTPLEPALAGIGSGGLAVLPLPAKGSVAGVCLVGWERPHEFSPEERSLLTATAALVGQALKRAHAHDAEQELATMLQRSLLPRRLPELPGGTAVARYLPARRGLQVGGDWYDVIALSDDRVALVIGDVQGHSAGAATIMGQMRTAVRAYAVEGHPPDVVMAHANRLLTGMETDLFATCCYVELDMEEGNFLFVRAGHLAPLLRHPDGTTEEVLVEGGPPLGVLADAEFPMTAVALGTGTVLALVTDGLVEAADLPLDVGMERTRAALAAADPADLPRTADQLLGDLGRREDDVALLLLRYDGMRTKPLRAGWVVWRLPDAVMHARRFTARTLRRWHVEEAADAVLLVVSELVTNALMHTQGSVRLDLILRGDRVRVCVVDSSPRAPAKPVVVDWESTGGRGLLLVEAVSEAHGSFPVAGGKQVWAEVAVPGGRAP, encoded by the coding sequence ATGCCTCATGACGGCCGTGCCCGGGCCGGAGTTCCGGAGCCGGACGCACCGGAGGCCGGCACCACGGGCACCGGTGCCGCGCTGACCGCGGAGCAGGCCGCCTCGGGCGAGCGCGCCCTGGCCTTCGCCGGCACAGCCCTCGCCGCCGTCTACGTGGCCGACCCGGACGAACCCGAGCTGCGGCTGCTCGACTCGGCCGGCCTGGAGTCCCCCGAACGCCGGCTGCCGCCCACCCTCTCCACGACCGGCGGCTCGGCCGCCGCCCACGCCTTCCGCACCGGCCGGCCGCTGTGGCTGAACGCCGCCGCCCTGGCGTCCTACCCGGAGGGGGCACCCACCCCGCCGCCCCCGCGGACCACCTCCCTCGGTGCGCTCCCGCTGCGCGGCCGGGACGGCTGGCTCGGCTGCCTCGTCGTCGTCGGCACCTCCGCCGACGGCTTCGACGCCGGCCAGCAACGTTTCCTGGAGTGCTACGCCGACACCGTCGGCCGGCTGCTCGACGCCGAACCCGCCGGGTCCGCGCCCACCCTCCTGCTCGCCCGCGCCCTGCACGCCATGCGCGCCGGCTCCTTCGTCCTCGTCCCCGAGACCGGTCTGATCGACGCCGACGAGACCCTGCTCGGCCTGGTCGGCACCACCCCCGACGTCTTCGACGGCAAGGTGGAGTCCCTGCTCGCGCACGCCGTCCCCGAGGACATGCCCGCGCTGATGGCCGTCCTCGAACCGACCACGCAGGCCCCCGTCCGCCGGGAACTGGAGTTCCGCGTCCGCCGCCCCTCCGGCGAGCTGCGCTGGCTCAGCCTGAGCTGCCGGGTGCGGCCCGCCGCCGACGACCGGCCCGAGGAGGTGCTGGGCGTCGTCACCGCCACCTCCGTGGAGCACGGCACCACCGACGACGTGTCCCGGATCCAGTGGCTCACCGCCGCCCTCGACGACGCCGTGACCGTCGAGGACGTCGGCCGGGTCGCCGTCACCGCGCTGCGCGAGCCGCTGGGCGCCGACCGGGTGGCACTGGCCGACATCCGCGACGACCGGCTCGTGGTCACCCTCCTCGACCCGCCCGAACCGTCGGCCTGGCCCCAGGTGTGGCAGGCGCAGTGGCGCTCGGAGTGGCCGGACGCCCCGATCGCGGCCGTACCGACGCTGCAACTCGCCCTGCGGGACGGCCGGATGGACCTGTGGCCCGCCGGGACGCCCCTGGAACCCGCGCTCGCGGGCATCGGCTCCGGAGGGCTGGCCGTGCTGCCGCTGCCCGCCAAGGGCAGTGTCGCCGGGGTGTGCCTGGTCGGCTGGGAGAGGCCGCACGAGTTCAGCCCCGAGGAGCGGTCGCTGCTGACCGCCACCGCCGCGCTGGTCGGGCAGGCACTCAAACGGGCACACGCCCATGACGCCGAGCAGGAACTGGCGACCATGCTGCAGCGCAGCCTGCTGCCGCGGCGCCTGCCCGAGCTGCCCGGCGGCACGGCCGTCGCCCGCTATCTGCCCGCCCGGCGCGGACTGCAGGTCGGCGGCGACTGGTACGACGTCATCGCGCTCTCCGACGACCGGGTCGCCCTCGTCATCGGCGACGTCCAGGGCCACAGCGCGGGCGCCGCCACGATCATGGGCCAGATGCGGACGGCGGTCCGGGCCTACGCCGTCGAGGGGCACCCGCCCGACGTCGTCATGGCGCACGCCAACCGCCTGCTGACCGGCATGGAGACCGACCTCTTCGCCACCTGCTGCTACGTCGAGCTCGACATGGAGGAGGGCAACTTCCTCTTCGTCCGGGCCGGGCACCTGGCACCCCTGCTGCGCCACCCGGACGGCACCACCGAGGAGGTGCTGGTCGAGGGCGGGCCCCCGCTCGGCGTCCTCGCGGACGCGGAGTTCCCCATGACGGCGGTCGCGCTCGGCACCGGCACCGTGCTCGCGCTGGTCACCGACGGTCTCGTGGAGGCGGCCGACCTGCCGCTGGACGTCGGCATGGAGCGCACCCGGGCCGCGCTCGCCGCCGCCGACCCCGCCGATCTGCCCCGCACCGCCGACCAGCTGCTCGGCGACCTCGGCCGCCGCGAGGACGACGTGGCGCTGCTGCTTCTGCGCTACGACGGCATGCGGACCAAGCCGCTGCGGGCCGGCTGGGTGGTGTGGCGGCTGCCCGACGCCGTGATGCACGCCCGCCGGTTCACCGCGCGCACCCTGCGCCGCTGGCATGTCGAGGAGGCGGCCGACGCGGTGCTGCTCGTGGTGTCGGAGCTGGTCACCAACGCCCTCATGCACACCCAGGGCTCGGTCCGCCTCGATCTGATCCTGCGCGGCGACCGGGTGCGGGTGTGCGTCGTCGACTCCTCGCCGCGGGCGCCCGCCAAGCCGGTCGTCGTGGACTGGGAGTCGACCGGCGGCCGGGGGCTGCTGCTGGTGGAGGCGGTGTCGGAGGCCCACGGGTCGTTCCCGGTGGCCGGCGGCAAACAGGTGTGGGCCGAGGTCGCCGTGCCGGGCGGCCGCGCGCCCTGA
- a CDS encoding substrate-binding domain-containing protein: protein MRVRIRDTAVALLAASTAVAAGACGSDGGGGTDGGDGPKIGILLPDNTTARWETQDRPLLEKEIAERCGDCTVETANAKADVAAQQQQMDSMIANGADALLLVAVDARAMASAVRKAEADGIPVVAYDRLAEGPVSGFVSFDGEQIGRLQGTALLRAMGDEVPGAEIVMMNGDLSDPNAVLFKRGALSVLRGKVKIGKAYDTLQWRPEAANQNMSAAIAALGGEGIDGVYAANDGLAAGSIASLRANQVRPLPPVTGQDAELGAVRRIVAGEQYMTVYKPFRPEATAGAEMAVAAARGENLGRVAGDDVTTRDGHEVPAVTLAPVPVTVNNIEDTVVKDGVYTVRQICIPDLAAACRTAGLT, encoded by the coding sequence ATGAGAGTTCGCATACGGGACACCGCCGTCGCCCTGCTCGCGGCCTCCACCGCCGTCGCCGCCGGAGCCTGCGGGTCGGACGGCGGGGGCGGCACCGACGGCGGCGACGGCCCGAAGATCGGGATCCTCCTGCCGGACAACACGACGGCACGCTGGGAGACCCAGGACCGGCCGCTGCTGGAGAAGGAGATCGCGGAGCGCTGCGGCGACTGCACGGTCGAGACCGCCAACGCGAAGGCGGACGTGGCGGCCCAGCAGCAGCAGATGGACTCGATGATCGCGAACGGCGCCGACGCGCTGTTGCTGGTGGCGGTGGACGCCCGGGCGATGGCGTCGGCGGTCCGCAAGGCGGAGGCGGACGGCATCCCGGTCGTCGCCTACGACCGGCTGGCCGAGGGGCCGGTCTCGGGGTTCGTCAGCTTCGACGGCGAGCAGATCGGCAGACTGCAGGGCACGGCCCTGCTGCGGGCCATGGGCGACGAGGTGCCCGGCGCCGAGATCGTCATGATGAACGGCGACCTGAGCGACCCCAACGCGGTGCTGTTCAAGCGGGGCGCGCTGTCCGTGCTGCGGGGCAAGGTGAAGATCGGCAAGGCGTACGACACCCTCCAGTGGCGGCCGGAGGCGGCCAACCAGAACATGTCCGCCGCCATCGCGGCCCTGGGCGGCGAGGGCATCGACGGCGTGTACGCGGCCAACGACGGGCTGGCCGCCGGCAGCATCGCCTCCCTGCGCGCCAACCAGGTGCGGCCGCTGCCCCCGGTGACCGGACAGGACGCGGAACTCGGCGCCGTGCGCCGCATCGTCGCCGGCGAGCAGTACATGACCGTCTACAAGCCGTTCCGCCCGGAGGCGACCGCGGGCGCCGAGATGGCCGTGGCGGCGGCCCGCGGGGAGAACCTGGGCCGGGTGGCCGGCGACGACGTGACGACCCGGGACGGGCACGAGGTGCCTGCGGTGACGCTCGCCCCCGTCCCCGTGACCGTGAACAACATCGAGGACACCGTGGTGAAGGACGGCGTCTACACGGTCCGCCAGATCTGCATTCCGGACCTCGCCGCCGCGTGCCGTACGGCAGGGCTGACCTGA